A portion of the Acanthopagrus latus isolate v.2019 chromosome 21, fAcaLat1.1, whole genome shotgun sequence genome contains these proteins:
- the LOC119010656 gene encoding zinc finger and SCAN domain-containing protein 2-like isoform X3, whose product MFSVRSIGNVALLKQTHTLKRKSATDLQKLRVQFQTYCLQENKQNQLGQLAASTLHRSRSTSVHSESPVAHSGTFCEAVQSRASNQETLLRGDADPSSDSGNDGTRGTPAAGEPATPTTAVIKVEDEDESWSQSERDKEFHHVGQTTGTEAPPPVTKQEAAGEGGSSTPSWMTEEVSSTSMSVQKTLTSSLRSESSSYDCLMYEPPLQHGSLTTQNPLSEDPGCSYVLNAGASVPAASDSGSSFTFSVREVTQPAAERQLPAGFQNHQQRAPISADHPQQPPVRKVVPERQNAFIRRDRWRHQGGVNRAAGLSRGDGGGRTFACNFCGKTLACLKNLKTHMRVHTGEKPFVCELCGKRFSDSSNLKRHQSVHTGEKRYSCVHCGKRFAQSGSLKVHMTVHTDCKQFRCSHCGKTFISGSHLRRHVTVHAGEKRFAPTVQ is encoded by the exons atgttttctgtcagatcaATAGGAAATGTTGCGCTGCTCAAACAGACTCACACTCTCAAACGCAAGAGCGCCACCGACCTTCAGAAGCTCCGTGTTCAATTCCAAACTTATTGTCTGcaggagaacaaacagaaccagTTGGGTCAACTCGCTGCGTCAACCCTCCATCGTTCCCGATCCACATCAGTTCACTCAGAATCTCCCGTCGCTCACAGCGGAACATTCT GCGAGGCGGTGCAGTCCAGAGCGTCCAACCAGGAGACGCTGCTGCGTGGAGACGCCGATCCGTCCTCAGACTCTGGGAACGACGGCACGCGGGGGACG CCGGCTGCAGGTGAGCCGGCCACACCGACGACTGCTGTGATCAAAGTGGAGGACGAAGACGAGTCCTGGTCTCAGTCTGAGCGGGACA aAGAGTTTCATCATGTCGGACAGACGACAGGGACAGAAGCTCCGCCCCCAGTGACCAaacaggaggcagcaggtgaaGGTGGTAGTTCGACTCCGTCATGGATGACCGAGGAAGTCAGCTCCACCTCCATGTCtgtacagaaaacactgaccaGCAGCCTGaggtcagagagcagcagttatGACTGTCTGATGTACGAGCCACCGCTTCAGCACGGCTCCCTCACTACCCAGAATCCTTTGAGTGAGGATCCCGGCTGCTCGTATGTGTTGAACGCTGGCGCGAGTGTCCCGGCTGCGTCCGACTCCGGCAGCAGCTTCACTTTCAGCGTCAGAGAAGTgactcagcctgcagcagagcGGCAGCTGCCTGCAGGCTTCCAGAaccaccagcagagggcgccgATATCTGCAGACCACCCGCAGCAGCCTCCGGTGAGGAAGGTGGTGCCGGAGAGACAGAACGCTTTCATCAGACGGGACAGGTGGAGGCATCAGGGTGGTGTGAACAGGGCAGCGGGTCTCAGCCGGGGGGACGGCGGGGGGAGGACGTTCGCCTGTAACTTTTGTGGTAAAACTCTGGCCTGCCTGAAGAACCTGAAGACCCACATGAGGGTCCACACGGGCGAGAAGCCCTTTGTCTGCGAACTCTGCGGCAAACGCTTCTCTGACTCCAGCAACCTGAAGCGCCACCAGAGCGTGCACACCGGAGAGAAGCGCTACAGCTGCGTGCACTGCGGGAAACGCTTCGCCCAGTCGGGATCCCTGAAGGTGCACATGACGGTGCACACGGACTGCAAGCAGTTCAGGTGTTCGCACTGCGGCAAGACCTTCATCTCCGGCAGCCACCTGCGCCGCCACGTCACCGTGCACGCGGGAGAGAAACGGTTCGCTCCAACGGTTCAGTGA
- the LOC119010656 gene encoding zinc finger protein 184-like isoform X2 encodes MSPAAAFHTQLASIMEVLANTAVAEICELVDSGYSVLQLEISRSRKENEVLRRKLRLMELRAARTSALRAAATASGTALLLGRARALPPAHHPGNEPRRSAAPRGEAVQSRASNQETLLRGDADPSSDSGNDGTRGTPAAGEPATPTTAVIKVEDEDESWSQSERDKFHHVGQTTGTEAPPPVTKQEAAGEGGSSTPSWMTEEVSSTSMSVQKTLTSSLRSESSSYDCLMYEPPLQHGSLTTQNPLSEDPGCSYVLNAGASVPAASDSGSSFTFSVREVTQPAAERQLPAGFQNHQQRAPISADHPQQPPVRKVVPERQNAFIRRDRWRHQGGVNRAAGLSRGDGGGRTFACNFCGKTLACLKNLKTHMRVHTGEKPFVCELCGKRFSDSSNLKRHQSVHTGEKRYSCVHCGKRFAQSGSLKVHMTVHTDCKQFRCSHCGKTFISGSHLRRHVTVHAGEKRFAPTVQ; translated from the exons ATGTCCCCGGCCGCCGCCTTCCACACGCAGCTCGCCTCCATCATGGAGGTGCTGGCAAACACGGCGGTGGCGGAGATCTGCGAGCTGGTGGACAGCGGCTACTcggtgctgcagctggagatCTCGCGGAGCCGCAAAGAGAACGAGGTTCTGCGGAGGAAACTGCGGCTCATGGAGCTGCGAGCCGCCCGGACGAGCGCGCTGCGAGCCGCGGCCACCGCGAGCGGCACCGCGCTGCTGCTCGGCCGCGCTCGCGCTCTGCCGCCCGCCCATCACCCTGGCAACGAGCCGAGGAGGAGCGCAGCGCCGCGAG GCGAGGCGGTGCAGTCCAGAGCGTCCAACCAGGAGACGCTGCTGCGTGGAGACGCCGATCCGTCCTCAGACTCTGGGAACGACGGCACGCGGGGGACG CCGGCTGCAGGTGAGCCGGCCACACCGACGACTGCTGTGATCAAAGTGGAGGACGAAGACGAGTCCTGGTCTCAGTCTGAGCGGGACA AGTTTCATCATGTCGGACAGACGACAGGGACAGAAGCTCCGCCCCCAGTGACCAaacaggaggcagcaggtgaaGGTGGTAGTTCGACTCCGTCATGGATGACCGAGGAAGTCAGCTCCACCTCCATGTCtgtacagaaaacactgaccaGCAGCCTGaggtcagagagcagcagttatGACTGTCTGATGTACGAGCCACCGCTTCAGCACGGCTCCCTCACTACCCAGAATCCTTTGAGTGAGGATCCCGGCTGCTCGTATGTGTTGAACGCTGGCGCGAGTGTCCCGGCTGCGTCCGACTCCGGCAGCAGCTTCACTTTCAGCGTCAGAGAAGTgactcagcctgcagcagagcGGCAGCTGCCTGCAGGCTTCCAGAaccaccagcagagggcgccgATATCTGCAGACCACCCGCAGCAGCCTCCGGTGAGGAAGGTGGTGCCGGAGAGACAGAACGCTTTCATCAGACGGGACAGGTGGAGGCATCAGGGTGGTGTGAACAGGGCAGCGGGTCTCAGCCGGGGGGACGGCGGGGGGAGGACGTTCGCCTGTAACTTTTGTGGTAAAACTCTGGCCTGCCTGAAGAACCTGAAGACCCACATGAGGGTCCACACGGGCGAGAAGCCCTTTGTCTGCGAACTCTGCGGCAAACGCTTCTCTGACTCCAGCAACCTGAAGCGCCACCAGAGCGTGCACACCGGAGAGAAGCGCTACAGCTGCGTGCACTGCGGGAAACGCTTCGCCCAGTCGGGATCCCTGAAGGTGCACATGACGGTGCACACGGACTGCAAGCAGTTCAGGTGTTCGCACTGCGGCAAGACCTTCATCTCCGGCAGCCACCTGCGCCGCCACGTCACCGTGCACGCGGGAGAGAAACGGTTCGCTCCAACGGTTCAGTGA
- the LOC119010656 gene encoding zinc finger and SCAN domain-containing protein 2-like isoform X1: MSPAAAFHTQLASIMEVLANTAVAEICELVDSGYSVLQLEISRSRKENEVLRRKLRLMELRAARTSALRAAATASGTALLLGRARALPPAHHPGNEPRRSAAPRGEAVQSRASNQETLLRGDADPSSDSGNDGTRGTPAAGEPATPTTAVIKVEDEDESWSQSERDKEFHHVGQTTGTEAPPPVTKQEAAGEGGSSTPSWMTEEVSSTSMSVQKTLTSSLRSESSSYDCLMYEPPLQHGSLTTQNPLSEDPGCSYVLNAGASVPAASDSGSSFTFSVREVTQPAAERQLPAGFQNHQQRAPISADHPQQPPVRKVVPERQNAFIRRDRWRHQGGVNRAAGLSRGDGGGRTFACNFCGKTLACLKNLKTHMRVHTGEKPFVCELCGKRFSDSSNLKRHQSVHTGEKRYSCVHCGKRFAQSGSLKVHMTVHTDCKQFRCSHCGKTFISGSHLRRHVTVHAGEKRFAPTVQ; the protein is encoded by the exons ATGTCCCCGGCCGCCGCCTTCCACACGCAGCTCGCCTCCATCATGGAGGTGCTGGCAAACACGGCGGTGGCGGAGATCTGCGAGCTGGTGGACAGCGGCTACTcggtgctgcagctggagatCTCGCGGAGCCGCAAAGAGAACGAGGTTCTGCGGAGGAAACTGCGGCTCATGGAGCTGCGAGCCGCCCGGACGAGCGCGCTGCGAGCCGCGGCCACCGCGAGCGGCACCGCGCTGCTGCTCGGCCGCGCTCGCGCTCTGCCGCCCGCCCATCACCCTGGCAACGAGCCGAGGAGGAGCGCAGCGCCGCGAG GCGAGGCGGTGCAGTCCAGAGCGTCCAACCAGGAGACGCTGCTGCGTGGAGACGCCGATCCGTCCTCAGACTCTGGGAACGACGGCACGCGGGGGACG CCGGCTGCAGGTGAGCCGGCCACACCGACGACTGCTGTGATCAAAGTGGAGGACGAAGACGAGTCCTGGTCTCAGTCTGAGCGGGACA aAGAGTTTCATCATGTCGGACAGACGACAGGGACAGAAGCTCCGCCCCCAGTGACCAaacaggaggcagcaggtgaaGGTGGTAGTTCGACTCCGTCATGGATGACCGAGGAAGTCAGCTCCACCTCCATGTCtgtacagaaaacactgaccaGCAGCCTGaggtcagagagcagcagttatGACTGTCTGATGTACGAGCCACCGCTTCAGCACGGCTCCCTCACTACCCAGAATCCTTTGAGTGAGGATCCCGGCTGCTCGTATGTGTTGAACGCTGGCGCGAGTGTCCCGGCTGCGTCCGACTCCGGCAGCAGCTTCACTTTCAGCGTCAGAGAAGTgactcagcctgcagcagagcGGCAGCTGCCTGCAGGCTTCCAGAaccaccagcagagggcgccgATATCTGCAGACCACCCGCAGCAGCCTCCGGTGAGGAAGGTGGTGCCGGAGAGACAGAACGCTTTCATCAGACGGGACAGGTGGAGGCATCAGGGTGGTGTGAACAGGGCAGCGGGTCTCAGCCGGGGGGACGGCGGGGGGAGGACGTTCGCCTGTAACTTTTGTGGTAAAACTCTGGCCTGCCTGAAGAACCTGAAGACCCACATGAGGGTCCACACGGGCGAGAAGCCCTTTGTCTGCGAACTCTGCGGCAAACGCTTCTCTGACTCCAGCAACCTGAAGCGCCACCAGAGCGTGCACACCGGAGAGAAGCGCTACAGCTGCGTGCACTGCGGGAAACGCTTCGCCCAGTCGGGATCCCTGAAGGTGCACATGACGGTGCACACGGACTGCAAGCAGTTCAGGTGTTCGCACTGCGGCAAGACCTTCATCTCCGGCAGCCACCTGCGCCGCCACGTCACCGTGCACGCGGGAGAGAAACGGTTCGCTCCAACGGTTCAGTGA
- the LOC119010656 gene encoding zinc finger and SCAN domain-containing protein 2-like isoform X4, which translates to MEGIIWTLGEDWLGSSWQLSVQTDVMLLLSVSQRGEAVQSRASNQETLLRGDADPSSDSGNDGTRGTPAAGEPATPTTAVIKVEDEDESWSQSERDKEFHHVGQTTGTEAPPPVTKQEAAGEGGSSTPSWMTEEVSSTSMSVQKTLTSSLRSESSSYDCLMYEPPLQHGSLTTQNPLSEDPGCSYVLNAGASVPAASDSGSSFTFSVREVTQPAAERQLPAGFQNHQQRAPISADHPQQPPVRKVVPERQNAFIRRDRWRHQGGVNRAAGLSRGDGGGRTFACNFCGKTLACLKNLKTHMRVHTGEKPFVCELCGKRFSDSSNLKRHQSVHTGEKRYSCVHCGKRFAQSGSLKVHMTVHTDCKQFRCSHCGKTFISGSHLRRHVTVHAGEKRFAPTVQ; encoded by the exons ATGGAAGGTATAATTTGGACACTTGGAGAAGACTGGTTAGGATCATCATGGCAGCTCTCtgtgcagacagatgtgatgtTGCTCCTCAGCGTAAGCCAGCGAG GCGAGGCGGTGCAGTCCAGAGCGTCCAACCAGGAGACGCTGCTGCGTGGAGACGCCGATCCGTCCTCAGACTCTGGGAACGACGGCACGCGGGGGACG CCGGCTGCAGGTGAGCCGGCCACACCGACGACTGCTGTGATCAAAGTGGAGGACGAAGACGAGTCCTGGTCTCAGTCTGAGCGGGACA aAGAGTTTCATCATGTCGGACAGACGACAGGGACAGAAGCTCCGCCCCCAGTGACCAaacaggaggcagcaggtgaaGGTGGTAGTTCGACTCCGTCATGGATGACCGAGGAAGTCAGCTCCACCTCCATGTCtgtacagaaaacactgaccaGCAGCCTGaggtcagagagcagcagttatGACTGTCTGATGTACGAGCCACCGCTTCAGCACGGCTCCCTCACTACCCAGAATCCTTTGAGTGAGGATCCCGGCTGCTCGTATGTGTTGAACGCTGGCGCGAGTGTCCCGGCTGCGTCCGACTCCGGCAGCAGCTTCACTTTCAGCGTCAGAGAAGTgactcagcctgcagcagagcGGCAGCTGCCTGCAGGCTTCCAGAaccaccagcagagggcgccgATATCTGCAGACCACCCGCAGCAGCCTCCGGTGAGGAAGGTGGTGCCGGAGAGACAGAACGCTTTCATCAGACGGGACAGGTGGAGGCATCAGGGTGGTGTGAACAGGGCAGCGGGTCTCAGCCGGGGGGACGGCGGGGGGAGGACGTTCGCCTGTAACTTTTGTGGTAAAACTCTGGCCTGCCTGAAGAACCTGAAGACCCACATGAGGGTCCACACGGGCGAGAAGCCCTTTGTCTGCGAACTCTGCGGCAAACGCTTCTCTGACTCCAGCAACCTGAAGCGCCACCAGAGCGTGCACACCGGAGAGAAGCGCTACAGCTGCGTGCACTGCGGGAAACGCTTCGCCCAGTCGGGATCCCTGAAGGTGCACATGACGGTGCACACGGACTGCAAGCAGTTCAGGTGTTCGCACTGCGGCAAGACCTTCATCTCCGGCAGCCACCTGCGCCGCCACGTCACCGTGCACGCGGGAGAGAAACGGTTCGCTCCAACGGTTCAGTGA